The Arthrobacter zhaoxinii sequence CGGGTACACCGGACTGACCGCGTACACCGAGGTGATCCAGGACGGGATGCTGCACCTGATCCGCGACGGCGTGATCCGGGTGGCTTCCGCGACGTCGTTCTCGCTCAGCCCGGCAGGCATCGAGGAATTCAACTCCAACATCGACTTCTACCGCAAACGCATCATCCTGCGGACCCAGGAAATCTCCAACCACCCGGAACTGATCCGCCGGCTGGGCTGCATCGCCATGAACGGCATGATCGAAGCGGACATCTACGGCAACGTAAACTCCACCCATGTCGCCGGCACGGCCATGATGAACGGCATCGGCGGCTCGGGCGACTTCGCCCGCAACGGCTTCCTCTCCGCTTTTATGTCCCCGAGCACCGCCAAGGGCGGCAAAATCTCCGGTATCGTCCCCATGGCTGCCCACGTGGACCACACCGAACATGACACCATGCTCATCATCACCGAGCGGGGCCTGGCCGATCTGCGCGGACTCTCACCCAAGCAGCGTGCCCGCGCCATCATCGAGAAGTGCGCCCACCCGGACTTCCAGCCGCTGCTGCAGGATTACTTCGACCGCGCCAGCCGGGACAGCCTCGGCAAGCACACCCCGCATCTCCTGAACGAGTCCCTGTCCTTCCACCAGCGGTTCGTGGAGACGGGAACCAGCCTGCCGGAGCCGGCAAACCTCTGAGCCGGGGAAATCGGCTGCGCGGAGGCCTAGCTTCCGCGCAGGCGGTCCAGTTCGCGGCGGTCCTTCTTCGTGGGGCGGCCGGCGCCCCGGTCCCGGACCGGAATGCCCAGTGCCGGAGCCGCCGGGCGTGCGGGCGTGGAGTCAATAAAGCAGTGCGACGCCGCCTCGGCACCTACCCGCTTATTGATAAGTTGCCGGACCTCGAGGATCCGTTCGAAGCCGGGCTGCCGGATCCGGACGGTGTCCCCGGGCTGGACCGGCTGTGCCGCCTTGGCCGGATTGCCGTTCAAGCGGACATGGCCGGCGCGGCAGGCAGCGGTAGCAGCGGACCGGGTTTTATAGGCGCGGACAGCCCACAGCCAGGCGTCCACCCGGACGGATTTGGAAGTGCTCGCTGGAATGCTCATGGGAGTTCCGAGTCTAGCGAAGTCCGCGCAGCCGGGCGGCGTCGTCGAGTGCCTGCTGCTGCTCCGGGCTCACCATGGACCCGACGACGACGGCGGCCCCCGACCCGGCCGGCCCCTTGCGCCCCGCTGCATCCGGGGCCGACGCGAGCAGGCCGCGCACCTCCGCGGGGGAGTAGGGGACCGGAACCCGGGTGTGCGCCACCGCATGGCAGGTGGGACACAGCGGCACCAGATCGGACACCGGATCCAGCACGTAGTCGACGGCCAGGTCCGTGCCGGGCACCAGATGATGCACCTGCATCAGCGAGTCGGTCCCCGGGCCGTACCGCTGGGCGGGGACCAGCCCGCAGGCCGCGCAGCAGGTGCCGTGGAAAGCCAGGCAGAGCCGCCGGGCATCGGCGTCGTGCTCAAAGGTATTGACCTGCTGCTGGCCCAGCGCCGCGGCAGCAAGCGTGCCCGGAACCGGACTTACCGGATCCGGTCCGGCGCCGAGGAACCCGGACCACAGCCGCCGCAGGGCGGGAACAGAGGCGGCAGGAACGGAAACCGCGTCCCCGCTCCGGGGCAGGCGCGGCAGATGTTCCTCGAGGAGGGATTCCGGCACCTGTTCGCCCAGCGGCAGCAGCCGGTCGAAATCGACGGCGACGGTGTCGGCGTCGTGCCAGCTTCCGGAAGGAACGACGACGCCGTGTCCCGCCAGCCCCCGCGGCCCCCGCCCGCTGCTGCCGCGCAGCACCAGCCAGACTTCGGTTCCGGCAGCCGGGCGCGGACCGGACAGCGGGACACTCCGACGGACGGTTCCGCCGTCGGCGACGGCGCTCAGGGCAGGGCCGTAGCCGCCCGGCCAGGGATCCGGCAGGTCAACATTCCAGGTCAGAAGGACTGAGGCCACCGGTCAGCGGGGCTGGTACGTGAGGCAGTCAGCCAGTTCCGCACCGGGCCCCACCCGCACGTCATGCGCGTCGCACATGAGGTGGTTGTTGAACCGGCACTCGTTGCGCTGGCAGGCCCCCACCTGGGCGAGGACTTTCGGCAGGCCGCCGGTGGCAGATGTGTCGATGAACGTGGCGCAGCTGGCATGCTCGGGCGTGCCGCCGACGGTGATGGCATAGGCGGTGCAGCCCTCATGGTTGAAGTCGCAGCTGGACACCGTGCAGTCCTGCACATGGGCAACATGATCGGTCATGGTTCCTCCCAAAAGGTGGTCCTTCGTTCCGTGCCTGGGTTCGAACGTACCACCGCCTCACGGGAATAATTAGCGCGAATTTCCTTACCCTATTTGACGGGTTTGGTCTGCGCTGTCCGGTTGGGTAGAACGGAAGGATGACCGCAGCCCAGGCACCAGACGCCGCCGACGAATTCCTCCTCGCAGCCGGCGGACAGGGCCTGGACCTGGATGCATCCCAGCTCGCCGTCCTGCCGGCGCTGGCCCGGGCTGCCGAGGCGGCCCGTTCGCCGAAGCCGGCGCCGGACCGCTCCTCCGTCTACCTGTGGGGGCCGCCGGGGCGCGGCAAGACCTGGCTGCTGGATACGCTGTTTGATTCCGTGGACATCCCGGACAAGCGCCGGCTCCATTTCCACGACTTCTTCCGGGAACTGCACGCGCTGGTCTTCGCCGGCTACGGCAACCCCGGCTACCGGCAGGATTCCGCCTTCGCCGCAGCCCTGGACCGGATGCTGGGCTCGGTCAGGCTGCTGTGCTTCGACGAATTCCACGTCAACGACCCGGCCGACGCAGCGTTCATCACCCGCCTGCTGCGCACCGTGCTGGACCGCGGAATTGTTCTGGTGGCCACGTCCAACTACGCGCCTCAGGAGCTGCTCCCGGATGAAATGTTCCACCATCTGTTTGAACCCGGGATTGCCCTGATCACCGGACACCTGCAGGTGAGGGAACTGGACGGGGACGTGGACTACCGCACCGTGGCCCGGCCCCGCCACGCCGCAGGTTTCGCCGCCGGGCACCACCTGCGCAGCAACGACGCCGGACTGCTGGCCTCCGCCGGGCTCCTCCCGCCCCGTCCGGAAGAAGCGGTTCCGCTGACCCCGGGGACCCGAACGCTGCGGGCGCTGCGGGCGGACGGTACACAGCTGTGGTTCGACTTCGAGGATCTGTGCCACGCGGAGTCGGCCACCTCGGACTACCTGCACCTGGCGCAGACGCACCGGCACTGGGTGATCAGCGGCGTGCCCCCGACCGCCGGGTCCAATCCCTACGGCTGGCAGCGCTTCGGCAACGTCGTGGATGTGCTGTACGACGCCGGGTGCCGCCTGGACATCATCGGGCTGCCGGATTACGACGGCGTGTTCCCAGGGATCGCGCACCCCACGGATCTGGCGCGCATCCGCAGCCGGTTCTCCATGCTCCAGCAGCTGTCCGCAGCCGGCACCGAAGCGGCTGCACGGCCCTAGGTCGCGCCGGCCCTAAGACCTGCCTGCCCTAGGTCCCCTCGTCTGCCGCATCCTGGGCGTCCGCGAGCTTCTGCCGGGCCTTCTCCGCCGTCCGGCGGGCGGAACGGGCGATGCGCCGGGCGTTGTCCCGCTCGCGTTCCAGCTTCCCGGAGCGCCGGTCCACGGCGGCGACCTCCCGCTCCAGCTGCCGGATCCGCTCCCGCAGCTCGTCGATCTCATCCGTGAGCTCGTCCCGGCGGCCGGCGGATTCGTCCACGTCCCGCTGGGCGGCGTCGAGCGCTTCCTGTGCCTGCTGCTCGCCGTCGGCCGCTTCCTCCAGCTCGGCCTGCGCCTTCCGGACCGCCCGGCGGGCCTCGGCCTGCCGCCGTCGTACCGCGGCAGTGTCCGCTGTCCCGCTTTTGTCCTTCGGCGCCCGGGCCCCGCCGGACGCATGGCGGGAACCCGCCCCGCTTCCGGCGCCGTGCGGCACCGACTCCGGGTCGGCCACCGCGCCGTCCAGGTCCACTTCTTCCCACCCGCTTGCCGCGAGGGAACGGAGCAGCTGGCCGCTGGCAACGGCATCAGCTGCCGAGGGATCGGTCATCGCGGCCCAGAGGGTCTGTTCGGCCTCGGCCGCCAGCGATTCGCTCACCGGATGGTCCAGCTCGGCAGCCAGGTCCCGGGCTTCCCGGACAATCGCGCGCAGCAGCCGCTGGCGTTCGGTGCTCAGCCGGCGCAGCTGTTTCTGATCGAGGTCCTCCTGGGCCTCGCGCAGCGCCGCCCCCAGCTCCAGCACCTGGTCCAGGTCTTCCCGCCGCCGGTCCGCCAGCAGATTAACGAGCCACGCCGCCGTCGAAGGCTTCGGGAGTGCCTTGATCCGCTTGGCCAGCTCCTTGTCGCCGGCCTTCCCGGCCTCCGCGGCCAGGGTGTTGCGGGCCGCCGTGAACTCCGAAGGCAGTAGCGCGTAGAGACCTGCGACGGCGGCACCGAGCGACGGCGGGCCGGAGCCTTGTCTGGGTGCGGCGTTCACCCGAAGACGCCAAACCGTCCCAGCGCCACCACCAGGGAAAGCACCAGCAGGATGACATTCAGGGCAATCCGGTTGCGTTCGCCGCGCCGTACATGGACCAGCACGGCGAGGGCCATCAGCACGGTCAGCGCCGACGCAGCCAGCGGAGTCAGTACGGGCAGGATGCCGGTGGCCTGCGGAACGATCAGTCCCACGGCGCCCAGGACTTCGAGGACACCGATCAGCTTCACGGTGCCCGCCGGGAAATCCTCGGGCCAGCGCAGATTTTCTGTGAGGCGCGCATGGTTCTGGACAATTTTCATAAAACCGACTCCGGCAAAAAGCAACGCCAGTATGAGTTGAACAAGCCACAAGACCAGGGACAGCATGGGTATCTAAGCGACTTTCTGTATACGGGCAGGAGTCAGCGCACGGAACCGCTGTGGAACCATAACAACCCAAGCATGGTCTGCCGGCCGGGAACTGCGCAACAGCGGGCGTGGCGCGGTACAGCCGTTCAGAACCCGGCCACGGGCCGGGGGCGGTAGAACTCCTCGAGCGTATTGAATTCCTCTTCGGTGAGCTGGATGTCCAGGGCCGCGACGTTGTCATCCAGATGGGAGGCGGCGGTGGCGCCGATCAGCGGGGCGGCGACCACCGGGTTGGCCAGCACCCAGGCGAGGGCGATCTGGGCGCGGGTGGCGCCGAGCCCCTCGGCCACGTTTCCCACCGCATCGATGATGCTGCGGTCCACGTCTTCGTTGCCCCGGTAGAGTTCATGGCCCTGCGCGTCGTAGTCCTGCCGGGCCGTCCTTGCGCCCCAGGGACGGGCCAGGCGTCCGCGGGCGAGCGGTGAATAGGGCAGCGCCCCGATGCCCCGGTCCGCGCAGAACGGGTACATCTCCCTTTCCTCTTCCCGATAGAGGAGGTTGTAGTGGTCCTGCATCGTGACGAACTGCGCCCAGCCGTGCTGTTCCTGCAGGAACAGGGCCTTGGCGAACTGCCACGTGTGCATGCTTGACGCGCCGAGGTACCTGACCTTGCCGTCCCGGACCAGCTGGTCCAGGGTCTCCAGCGTCTCTTCCAGCGGCGTGGTGCCGTCCCAGCGGTGCACCTGGTACAGGTCGATGTAGTCCGTCCCCAGCCGCCGCAGGCTCTGCTCCACCTGCCACAGGATGTGCTTGCGGGACAGTCCCCAGCCATTGGGCCCCGGACCCATTTCGCCGTGGACCTTGCTGGCGATCACCACCTCGTCCCGCCGGCAGTATTCCGCCACGGCCGCGCCCAGGATTTCCTCGCTGTGGCCGGCGGAATACACATTGGCGGTGTCGAAGAAATTGATGCCCAGCTCCACGGCGTGCCGCAGCAGTGATTTGGCCTCATCCGCACGGATGGTCCATCCGTGCGCACCCCGGTCCGGGTCGCCGAACCCGAGGCAGCCCAGCCCAATGACCGAAACGGTTGCCCCTGACCTGCCGAGCTTGGCGTATGTCATCGAGTTCATTCGCTGGCCTCCGCTGCCGCAGTGCCGATCCTTTACGGCGATGCTACCGGGACGCGCACCGGCTTCGGTAGGCACGGGGCCCAGGGACTCCCGGCAGCAGCCGTTGCGGTCCTATACTGGCGCATATGGCCGCCGGAACAGGTACCGCAAGCCGTTTTTCCGTTGACGAAGCACAGGTGCTGCCGCCGCTCCATGAGCTGGCGGGGATCGCGAAGGTGGCACAGCCCCGGGAAGGCCACCGCACCGAGGTGCGGTATGACACCCCGGACCGGTCGCTGAGCCGGCGCGGGTTCAGCCTCACCCGGATCACGGACGACGACGGTCCCCGCTGGGAGCGCAGCGCACCGGCACTGGAACCCGGTACAGCTGTTCTCAGCGAGCATGCCGGCGGGATTCCTCCGGAACTGCTGGAGGACGTGCGGGCGGTGGTCCGGGACCGTGAACTGGTGCCGGTGCAGACCCTGGCCACCCGCTATCTGGAGTACGAGCTGCTGGACGGTGCGGCTACAGTCCTCGCCCGCGTCCGGGACGAAAGCACACACGCAGACGACACCGGCGAGGGCAGGCCCGGCACAAACCGCCGGGCCTGGATCATCGAAGCCGCCGATGCCGTCCTGGCCCGGGACGCCGAAGCGATGTTCCGTACCTCCGGTGCCGTACCGGGGGACGCGCAAGCGGGCGGGGAACGCGGGGAGTATCCGGCGGGTACGACAACGGACAACTCTGCCGCCGATCCCCTGGACGCGGGAAGCCCGTTGGCACTGCTGCTGCTGCACTACCTGCGCGGCCAGTTCGAAGAACTGCTGCGCCACGATCCGCGGGTGCGCCGGGGGGATGCCGACGGGATCCACAAAATGAGGGTGGCCACCCGGCGGCTGCGTTCGGCCCTCTCCAGCTACCGCAGCACCATGGAGCCGGAGCCGGGGCGTTCCCTGCGGGCGGAGCTGCGCTGGCTTGCCCGGGTCCTCGGGGAAGCCCGCGATGCGCAGGTGATGCGGCACCGGCTGAGGGAGCTGATTGCCGCCGAACCCGAAGACCTGGTGATGGGGCCGGTGGCCGCGCGCGTGGATGAAGAGCTGCTCCACGATTACCGGCAGGCCTTCGACCGCATCCTCAAAGCGCTGTCTTCCCCGCGGTACTTTCGGGCGTTGGACGGGCTGGAAGCACTGGTGGAAAGCCCGGCCTGGACGGAAGCGGCCAAGGAACCGGCGGGACCCGCCGCCGCCCGCATCATCCGGCGGGACCGGAAACGGCTGCACCGCCGCGTCCGCGCCGCACGGAAACTCGCAGGCGAGGAACACACGGAAGCGCTGCATGAGGCCCGCAAGAATGCGAAGCAGCTTCGCTACGCGGCCGAAGTCTGGGCGCCCGTGCAGCCGAAGGAAGCGAAGGAAATGGTGGACGCCGCGGAGCACGTGCAGAAAATCCTCGGTGAGCACCAGGACAGCGTGGTGACGCAGGCGTACCTGCGGCGCATGGGGGCAGCGGCGTCGGCCGCCGGCGAGAACGGCTTTACCTACGGACGGCTGCACGCCCTGGAACAGGCCTCTGCCCAGTCGGCCCGGGAGCGTTTTGCCGGCGCCTGGAAAGGTTTCCCGGCCAGCCCCTGACGGAGGGAATCAGATGGAATCACCCTGGGCGCCGCTGCGCCGGCGGATGTTCCTGGTCCTGTGGCTTGCCCAGCTGGGCTCCAACATCGGCTCCTGGATGCAGACCGTGGGGGCCCAGTGGTTCCTCGTGGAGAGCAGCGAAAACCCGGCCCTGGTCTCCCTCGTGCAGACGGCGAACCTGGCGCCGTCGCTCCTGCTCGGTCTCATCGCCGGGGTGCTGGCGGACGCGTTCAACCGCCGTCGGCTGATTCTCGGTGCCAATATCTTCGCTGCGGGTGCGGCCACTGTGCTGACGGTAGTGGCCACCCTGGGGCTGCTGGACCCCGATTCGCTGCTGCTGTACACGTTCCTCATCGGCTGCGGCATGGCACTCAGCTCACCGGCCTGGCAGGCCATCACGCCCGAGCTGGTCTCCCGCGACGAAATCCGGGCGGCCGCGGCCCTCGGGAGCGTGGCGATGAATACGGCCCGCGCCGTGGGTCCCGCCGTGGCGGGCCTGCTTGTGGCCGTTGCCGGTCCCGCCTTTGTGTTCGGCCTCAACGCGCTGTCCTTTGTGGGTACCTCCATCGCCATCTACAGCTGGCGGGCGCCCCGGCAGGATCCGGCGGAACGGGAACATGTGGGCGAGGCGCTCGCCGCCGGCATCCGCTACATCCGCGCCGCCCCACGCATCCGGCGTATCCTGCTGCGGTCCGGGTTGTTCATCTTCCCGGCCAGCGCCGTCTATGCCCTGCTGCCCGTTGCCGTCAACGGACATCTGCGCCTCGGATCGGCAGGCTACGGGCTGCTGCTCGGAGCCCTGGGCCTCGGTGCCGTGCTGGGAGTCCTGCTCCTGCCGCGGCTGAGGACGGTCCTGCCGGACAACGCCCTGCTGGGCGGCAGCGCCGTCGTCTTTGCCGCCGGGGCCTTCGCCTCCGGCTACCTGCCTCCGGGAGCAGTTGCCGCGCTGCTGGTGCCCGCCGGATTCGCCTGGATCTGCACCTTCTCCACCCTGAACGCCGCGATGCAGCTGACGCTCCCGGCATGGGTGCGTGCCCGCGGCCTGTCCGTCTACCTGATGGTCGCCGCCGGTTCGCAGGCCGTGGGGGCGGTGTTCTGGGGATCCGGTGCCACCGGTGCCGGATACGCCCCGACGCTGGCCTTCGCCGCCGGGGTCCTGGTGCTTTCGGGTGCCAGCGTCCTGGTGCTTCCGCTGCTGCCCGGCACCGGCCACCTCGACCGAAGCGTAGCCGGCACGGAACTGCATCTTCCGTCCGGCGGGGAACCCCAACCCGGCGCCGGTCCGGTGACCGTCCTGATTGCCTATGAGGTGCCTCCGGACCGGAACGACGAATTCGTGAACGCCATGCACAGGGTCCGGCTGACCCGCATGCGCACCGGCGCCACCGACTGGGAGCTGGTGCACTCGGTCACCGACCAGGACCAGTTCCGGGAGATCTATGACGTACCGACCTGGCGCGAATACCTGCGGCAGGAACAGACCCGCACCACGGGGGAGGACCGCCAGATCATCCAGCATGCCTGGGACCTGGCCGAGGAGGAACCGCGGGTGCGCTGGTTCCTTCCCGCTTCCGCCTGAGGGTTCGGTCCCGCGGTGGTGCAACGGATAGACTGGGACCCGGTTCGACGGCCGTATCCACGGCGGGCCGGTGCGTTGCAAGCGACGCGCTGAGAACGATGCAGTGAACAAACCATTAGTTGAGGTATTTTGCGAGATTTTAGTGCACGCCTGGCCACTGCCGAGGAGATCGCCAACTGGGACAAGCACGTGCTGGCCAATCCCGGCGGCGGCAACGTCCTCCAGTCTGCATCCTTCGCGGAAGTGAAGTCCCACCACGGCTGGAATCCCGTGTACCTGGCCTTCACCGGACCCGACTACACGACGTACACGCTGGCGATCGAGAAGAAGGTTCCGGCACTCGGCAGCCTTTGGTACCTGATCAAGGGGCCCGACGTCGCCGCCCCCGAAGACGTGCCGCTGGTGGTGAACGCGCTCACCCGGTTCATCAAGCAGACCCGCCGCAAGGTCTTCGCCATCAAGGTCGAGCCGGACATCGTTGACAGCGAAGAGGTCCAGGCCCTGTTCACCGGCGCCGGCTTCATCAAGACGTTCAACCTGCAGCCTAATGACTCAACGGCCCTGCTGGACACCACGCCGGACGAGGAACAGCTGC is a genomic window containing:
- a CDS encoding RNA-binding S4 domain-containing protein, which translates into the protein MSIPASTSKSVRVDAWLWAVRAYKTRSAATAACRAGHVRLNGNPAKAAQPVQPGDTVRIRQPGFERILEVRQLINKRVGAEAASHCFIDSTPARPAAPALGIPVRDRGAGRPTKKDRRELDRLRGS
- a CDS encoding HNH endonuclease gives rise to the protein MASVLLTWNVDLPDPWPGGYGPALSAVADGGTVRRSVPLSGPRPAAGTEVWLVLRGSSGRGPRGLAGHGVVVPSGSWHDADTVAVDFDRLLPLGEQVPESLLEEHLPRLPRSGDAVSVPAASVPALRRLWSGFLGAGPDPVSPVPGTLAAAALGQQQVNTFEHDADARRLCLAFHGTCCAACGLVPAQRYGPGTDSLMQVHHLVPGTDLAVDYVLDPVSDLVPLCPTCHAVAHTRVPVPYSPAEVRGLLASAPDAAGRKGPAGSGAAVVVGSMVSPEQQQALDDAARLRGLR
- a CDS encoding DUF1540 domain-containing protein; the encoded protein is MTDHVAHVQDCTVSSCDFNHEGCTAYAITVGGTPEHASCATFIDTSATGGLPKVLAQVGACQRNECRFNNHLMCDAHDVRVGPGAELADCLTYQPR
- the zapE gene encoding cell division protein ZapE, coding for MTAAQAPDAADEFLLAAGGQGLDLDASQLAVLPALARAAEAARSPKPAPDRSSVYLWGPPGRGKTWLLDTLFDSVDIPDKRRLHFHDFFRELHALVFAGYGNPGYRQDSAFAAALDRMLGSVRLLCFDEFHVNDPADAAFITRLLRTVLDRGIVLVATSNYAPQELLPDEMFHHLFEPGIALITGHLQVRELDGDVDYRTVARPRHAAGFAAGHHLRSNDAGLLASAGLLPPRPEEAVPLTPGTRTLRALRADGTQLWFDFEDLCHAESATSDYLHLAQTHRHWVISGVPPTAGSNPYGWQRFGNVVDVLYDAGCRLDIIGLPDYDGVFPGIAHPTDLARIRSRFSMLQQLSAAGTEAAARP
- a CDS encoding coiled-coil domain-containing protein, translating into MNAAPRQGSGPPSLGAAVAGLYALLPSEFTAARNTLAAEAGKAGDKELAKRIKALPKPSTAAWLVNLLADRRREDLDQVLELGAALREAQEDLDQKQLRRLSTERQRLLRAIVREARDLAAELDHPVSESLAAEAEQTLWAAMTDPSAADAVASGQLLRSLAASGWEEVDLDGAVADPESVPHGAGSGAGSRHASGGARAPKDKSGTADTAAVRRRQAEARRAVRKAQAELEEAADGEQQAQEALDAAQRDVDESAGRRDELTDEIDELRERIRQLEREVAAVDRRSGKLERERDNARRIARSARRTAEKARQKLADAQDAADEGT
- a CDS encoding DoxX family protein — protein: MKIVQNHARLTENLRWPEDFPAGTVKLIGVLEVLGAVGLIVPQATGILPVLTPLAASALTVLMALAVLVHVRRGERNRIALNVILLVLSLVVALGRFGVFG
- a CDS encoding aldo/keto reductase, with product MTYAKLGRSGATVSVIGLGCLGFGDPDRGAHGWTIRADEAKSLLRHAVELGINFFDTANVYSAGHSEEILGAAVAEYCRRDEVVIASKVHGEMGPGPNGWGLSRKHILWQVEQSLRRLGTDYIDLYQVHRWDGTTPLEETLETLDQLVRDGKVRYLGASSMHTWQFAKALFLQEQHGWAQFVTMQDHYNLLYREEEREMYPFCADRGIGALPYSPLARGRLARPWGARTARQDYDAQGHELYRGNEDVDRSIIDAVGNVAEGLGATRAQIALAWVLANPVVAAPLIGATAASHLDDNVAALDIQLTEEEFNTLEEFYRPRPVAGF
- a CDS encoding CYTH and CHAD domain-containing protein, producing MAAGTGTASRFSVDEAQVLPPLHELAGIAKVAQPREGHRTEVRYDTPDRSLSRRGFSLTRITDDDGPRWERSAPALEPGTAVLSEHAGGIPPELLEDVRAVVRDRELVPVQTLATRYLEYELLDGAATVLARVRDESTHADDTGEGRPGTNRRAWIIEAADAVLARDAEAMFRTSGAVPGDAQAGGERGEYPAGTTTDNSAADPLDAGSPLALLLLHYLRGQFEELLRHDPRVRRGDADGIHKMRVATRRLRSALSSYRSTMEPEPGRSLRAELRWLARVLGEARDAQVMRHRLRELIAAEPEDLVMGPVAARVDEELLHDYRQAFDRILKALSSPRYFRALDGLEALVESPAWTEAAKEPAGPAAARIIRRDRKRLHRRVRAARKLAGEEHTEALHEARKNAKQLRYAAEVWAPVQPKEAKEMVDAAEHVQKILGEHQDSVVTQAYLRRMGAAASAAGENGFTYGRLHALEQASAQSARERFAGAWKGFPASP
- a CDS encoding MFS transporter yields the protein MESPWAPLRRRMFLVLWLAQLGSNIGSWMQTVGAQWFLVESSENPALVSLVQTANLAPSLLLGLIAGVLADAFNRRRLILGANIFAAGAATVLTVVATLGLLDPDSLLLYTFLIGCGMALSSPAWQAITPELVSRDEIRAAAALGSVAMNTARAVGPAVAGLLVAVAGPAFVFGLNALSFVGTSIAIYSWRAPRQDPAEREHVGEALAAGIRYIRAAPRIRRILLRSGLFIFPASAVYALLPVAVNGHLRLGSAGYGLLLGALGLGAVLGVLLLPRLRTVLPDNALLGGSAVVFAAGAFASGYLPPGAVAALLVPAGFAWICTFSTLNAAMQLTLPAWVRARGLSVYLMVAAGSQAVGAVFWGSGATGAGYAPTLAFAAGVLVLSGASVLVLPLLPGTGHLDRSVAGTELHLPSGGEPQPGAGPVTVLIAYEVPPDRNDEFVNAMHRVRLTRMRTGATDWELVHSVTDQDQFREIYDVPTWREYLRQEQTRTTGEDRQIIQHAWDLAEEEPRVRWFLPASA